The window ATTACCTAAATGTATGTATCCTTTTTGGAAGAGCATGCAGTGTTATCGTTTGAAGTTTCATCATTGGCTGGCAGAGTTACCCAATAAAATGGGGTATGAACAGCCAGAAGATAAAGCGTTAGATCGAAAAATTGCTCAACCTAGCAGGCTTAGAAAAGTCATGTTATCGGTGATCATTCTTATTTGTACTCTTATTGCATTATTATGTATCACGCAACCTTTTGACCTTTGGTCACAATTTATCTTTGTACTGCTTCTTTGGGGAATTGCAATGGTGATCCGCAGGATCCCAGGGCGCTTATCTTCCCTTATGATGATCGTTTTATCATTAACGATTTCATGTCGCTATATTTGGTGGCGTTATACATCAACACTGAATTGGGATGACCCGCTTAGCTTGATTTGTGGCTTATTGCTGCTAGGTGCAGAAACATATGCATGGTTGGTTTTGGTACTAGGATTTATACAAATCGTGTGGCCACTGAACCGTAAACCTGTTGCGCTTCCTGCGGATACAACCATGTGGCCATCAGTAGACATCATGGTTCCAACATATAACGAACCTATTAGCGTCATTAAACCGACGATTTATGCCTGTTTAGGTATGGATTGGCCTAAAGATAAAATAAATATTTATATTTTAGATGATGGTGGCAGGAATGAGTTCCATCAATTTGCAAATGAAGTCGGTGTTAATTATGTTGCAAGGCCGACGCACGAGTACGCAAAAGCAGGTAACATTAACAATGCATTACGCTTTACAACAGGTGAGTTTGTGGCTATTTTTGACTGTGACCACATACCAACCCGATCATTCCTGCAATTAACCATGGGCGGCTTTTTGAAAGAAAAGCGGCTTGCAGTTGTTCAAACTCCACACCATTTTTTCTCGCCTGATCCCTTTGAGCGTAATCTGCATAATTTCCGAGAAACACCAAATGAAGGCTCATTATTTTATGGATTATTGCAAGATGGTAATGATACTTGGGATGCCACTTTTTTCTGTGGCTCATGCGCAATTATTCGACGTGTTGCGCTAGATGAAGTCGGTGGTATAGCGGTTGAAACAGTCACTGAAGATGCTCATACTTCTTTGAAATTACACAGAAAAGGATGGAGTTCAGCCTATATTAGAATACCTTTAGCCGCAGGGTTGGCAACTGAAAGTTTATCTTCACATATTGGCCAACGTATTCGTTGGGCTAGGGGTATGGTGCAAATTTTCCGTTTAGATAATCCTCTCTTTGGTAAAGGATTAAAACTTGTTCAGCGCTTATGCTACGCAAATGCGATGTTACATTTTTTATCTGGGATACCTCGAATTATTTTTCTTGTGGCACCTTTAGCTTTCTTGTTACTCCATGCCTACATTATTTTTGCGCCAGCTTTAGCCATTGCCCTGTATGTCATTCCTCACATGGTTCAGGCCAGCCTGACTAACTCTAAAATACAGGGGAAATATAGACATACTTTTTGGAGTGAAATTTATGAAACTGTTTTGGCTTGGTATATCGCAAGGCCAACGACGGTTGCTTTGTTTAGTCCTCATAAAGGAAAGTTTAATGTTACGCCTAAAGGGGGATTAATTGGGTCGAGTATTCAATGAGTTGATAATGGGGTAAACTGAGCTTTTCTGTTGAGGTTTAGTATGGCTACCATTTCAGTAAAATGCCGATTCTGTGGGTTAACCGACCCTGTTAAAAAACATGGCACCGGCAATGGAGGTCATCCCCGTTATCGCTGTCAGGCCTGTTGCCGCACTTTTCAACTCGATTATACCTACAACGCTTGTCAGCCCGGCATCAAAGAGCAAGTGGTTGAGCTTGCCATGAATAATGCGGGTATTCGTGACACCGCTAGGGCATTACATATCAGTATCAATGCCGTCGTCCGCACTTTAAAAAACTCTCGCCACGGAATGTAACAACACTGCCCCTAGATAACCTACAAATTCAGCTCATTTGTGAGGTCGATGAGATGTGGTCATTTATCGGTAACAAAAAAAGTCAGCGTTGGTTGTGGTATGCATGGGAGCCTCGCTTAAAGCGGATTATCGCTCATGTATTTGGTTCCCGAAGCAAGAAAACACTGGGGAAATTGTTAAAACTGCTGTCTGGGTTCCGTATCGCTTTTTGGTGTACGGATGGTTACAGGGCGTACAAAGAGACACTCCCTAGCGAAAAACACATTTTAGGAAAGCTATATACACAGCGAATTGAGCGTGAAAATCTGACGTTGCGTAACCGATTGAAACGACTTAATCGCAAGACGTTAGGGTATTCAAAATCATCCGGCATGCATGACAAGATCATTGGGACTTTCATTGAGCGAGAGTATTACGTTTGAAATGCCATCAACCCTTTGGATACGTGACCATTAATTGATGAAGAATATATTGATTGGAATATTAACAAGCCTTATGTCTTTTTAGCTTTATTAAATATAGTGGGGCTTTTGTTTGGAATATGGCGATTAGCGGTAGGTCCAGCAGATGAAATACCTACAGTCATCATGAGTATGTTATGGGTCGTTTATAACATGATTATTCTTGGTGGGGCAGTTGCTGTCTCTTTAGAGGCTAAACAGGTTCGTAATGCTCATCGTGTTGAAATCAATATACCAGCGATCATTATGACAAATTCAGGTCATTTATATCCTTGCACATTATCTGATTATTCAGATGGCGGTATGGGCGTTAAGTTACCGACGAGCAACCCAATTAAAGTTAATGAGAGCCTCCATTTAATTTTAAAACGTGGACAGCGTGAGTTTTCTTTTCCGATTACAGCCGTTCGTTTGAATAAACTCTATATTGGATTTCAGCTTAAAAAGATGTCAAAACAACAACATATTGATTTTATTCAATGTACATTTGCACGAGCAGATACCTGGGCACAGTGGCAAGCTCAATTTAAACACGATAGACCAATTAGCAGCATGTGGGATATTTTTAAATTAGGATTTAAGGGGTATCAAATACTCTCCGAAAAATCTTCACCGATTGTTAATCTCCCGTTTAAAGGATTCATCAGTACGATTAGCTGGCTTAATAGTTTTGTACCAGAATTCAGTAAACGTAAACATTCAAATAATTAATCTTACTAATAAATTTTACATACCGTATATGATGGTTTTAAACATGAGAAAAACACCTTTATTAATGCTTGCTACTGCTCTGAGCATGACAAATTTCAGTTACGGGGAAACACTTCTAGCTAACGAAGATACGGAGCAAACGCGTATCGAAAAAAGCGTAAATGTTCCCACTCATATAATCCCAACGCGAGACGTTAACGTAAGTTTTGCAAAAATCTATCCTACTCAGGGGCCTATTCATCTAAAAGGCACCCGCCCAGATAGCTATATTGATTTTGGGGTTCGAAGTGATGAGCTGGTTTCGATGGCACGCTTAGACCTTGAATTTACACCGTCACCATCGTTATTGCCTATTGAGTCACAATTAAAAGTTTTTTTAAATGATGAGCTTATGGGTGTTGTGGCGATTAAAAAAGAGGATCTAGGTGTAAAAACGCTAGCAAGTCTACCGATTGATCCGCGATTTATAAAAGATTTTAACCAAGTAAGAATGGAATTCATTGGTCACTACCGTGATATTTGTGAAAATCCAACGAATAGTACGCTGTGGCTAGATGTTAGCCAGAATAGTAATCTTAGTATGCAAGTACAACCTCTTGTATTAAAAAATGATCTATCTCGATTCCCAGTACCGTTCTTTGATGCTCGAGACCCAGAAGCGTTAACACTTCCTATTGTGTTTAGTCAGTCGGTAAGTACAAAGCAACAAAATGCGGCGGCTATCTTAGCATCATGGTTTGGTTCTAAGGCGCAGTGGCGTGATCAAAATTATCCCGTATTTATGGATACGTTGCCTAAACAGCACAGTATTGTGTTTATGACAAATGAACACAGACCCCGTTTTTTAGCGGATTACCCAGCCGTTAAAGGCCCGATGATTGAGATGATAAGTCATCCTGATGACCCTTCCATTAAACTATTGTTAATTCAAGGGCGTAATGATGATGACTTGATCCAAGCGGTGAAAGGTATTTCACAGGGGGAACTGCTGTTACGTGGTGCTGCTGTCAGTGTTGAAAATGTAGAAACACTTGCACCACGCATCCCTTATGACGCACCAAATTGGGTGAAAACAGATAAGCCTGTCAGTTTTGCAGAATTGGTTACTTATAAAGGACAGCTGCAATCATCGGGTTTAAATCCTAAGCCAATTAATCTTGAACTTAATTTACCGCCTGATCTTTTTACCTTCCGTAATTCAGGTATTGAGATGAAAATAAATTATCGTTATACAGCGCCAAATATTGAAGATGGTTCAAAGATGATGGTCAATTTAAATAATGAATTGATCCAATCTCAATCTTTAGTACCAAACAAAAAAGAGTCTTCACTGTTAGCTCGTTTACCCTTTACGCAAAGTTTATTTGACCCTGATAGTCAGCTAGCCGTTCCGGCACTTAAGTTAGGTCAGCGTAACCAATTACAGTTTTCTTTTAATTATGCTAATCCGATCCCAGGTGGCACCGTTGATCAATGTATTACATATCAACCTGTTAATAACACAGTTGTGATAGATGAAAATTCTACGATCGACTTCTCTGGTTATCGACATTATATGGCAATGCCAAGTTTACAAGCATTTAGCAAGTCAGGATTCCCATTCTCTCGGATGGCTGATTTATCTGAAACTGTCGTGTTGATGCCAGAGAATGCATCCGCAGAACACATAACAACGCTGTTAAATACAATGGGAATGATTGGTGCGCAGACAGGATTTCCTGCAATTAATGTCACATTAACGAATGCATTAAATGAAGCAAAAGACGCCAATGCAGATTTACTCTTTATTGGTGAGATGTCTAATGTGTTGACAGATAATGAAAACAATCAGGAACTATTATTAGAGAAAACGAAAAGTTGGATAAAAATGCCGATGCGCCCAGCTTATCTAGATAGTAAAGCGCCAAGTGCGGCAGATAGTGCAGCGAGCAGTAAGACAACAGTCAATTCTCAAGGAAATATTGCGGCAATAGTTGAATTCCAGTCGCCGTACAATGATCAACGTAGTGTTGTTGCATTACTTGCTGATAGTCCCAAAGGGTTCTCTTTATTGAATTCGGCAATTACGGATAGTGGTAAGCGCAATTTTATGTCTGGTAGCGTTTCGGTGATCCGAGATTCGGGTATTAATAGTATGCAAGTGGGGGATATTTATTATGTTGGCTATCTACCTTGGTGGGAGAAAGTATGGTCAATTTTTGCATCTCATCCTATTTTGTTAACGCTATTAACAGTGGCTATTGTTGTGATCTTTGGTCTCCTATTATGGCGATTAATGAAATCAATTAGCCGCCGACGTCTGCTATCTGAGTAAATAACATGAAATCGGTTAGGCTGTGTCTACAAATATTGTGTTTGATTGCAGGAATAATATTTCCTGCACAAGCCATGACGGAATGGACTGAATGGGCGCAATTTAAAGCCAGTTATATTCGCGATAGTGGGCGTGTCGTTGATCCCAGCACCAGTAATAAAATAACTACCTCGGAAGGGCAGAGTTATGCCCTCTTTTTCGCATTGGTTGCTAATGATAAGGAAACATTTTCACAACTCATTGAATGGACGGAAAATAACCTTGCTGAAGGTGATTTAACACGGCATTTGCCTGCTTGGCTTTGGGGTCATCGAGAAGATAATTCGTGGGGAGTTATCGATAATAACTCCGCATCTGACTCGGATACATGGATTGCTTATTCGTTACTTGAAGCAGGCCGTTTGTGGAATATTCGCGAGTATGAGTCGAAAGGCTATTTCCTTTTAAAAAGGGTTGCCCAAGAAGAAACGGCAGATATTCCTGAACTCGGTTTGATGTTACTCCCTGGTAGAGTGGGTTTTGTGCATGGTAATCAATGGAAATTAAATCCGAGTTACCAACCATTGCAATT is drawn from Providencia huaxiensis and contains these coding sequences:
- the bcsB gene encoding cellulose biosynthesis cyclic di-GMP-binding regulatory protein BcsB: MRKTPLLMLATALSMTNFSYGETLLANEDTEQTRIEKSVNVPTHIIPTRDVNVSFAKIYPTQGPIHLKGTRPDSYIDFGVRSDELVSMARLDLEFTPSPSLLPIESQLKVFLNDELMGVVAIKKEDLGVKTLASLPIDPRFIKDFNQVRMEFIGHYRDICENPTNSTLWLDVSQNSNLSMQVQPLVLKNDLSRFPVPFFDARDPEALTLPIVFSQSVSTKQQNAAAILASWFGSKAQWRDQNYPVFMDTLPKQHSIVFMTNEHRPRFLADYPAVKGPMIEMISHPDDPSIKLLLIQGRNDDDLIQAVKGISQGELLLRGAAVSVENVETLAPRIPYDAPNWVKTDKPVSFAELVTYKGQLQSSGLNPKPINLELNLPPDLFTFRNSGIEMKINYRYTAPNIEDGSKMMVNLNNELIQSQSLVPNKKESSLLARLPFTQSLFDPDSQLAVPALKLGQRNQLQFSFNYANPIPGGTVDQCITYQPVNNTVVIDENSTIDFSGYRHYMAMPSLQAFSKSGFPFSRMADLSETVVLMPENASAEHITTLLNTMGMIGAQTGFPAINVTLTNALNEAKDANADLLFIGEMSNVLTDNENNQELLLEKTKSWIKMPMRPAYLDSKAPSAADSAASSKTTVNSQGNIAAIVEFQSPYNDQRSVVALLADSPKGFSLLNSAITDSGKRNFMSGSVSVIRDSGINSMQVGDIYYVGYLPWWEKVWSIFASHPILLTLLTVAIVVIFGLLLWRLMKSISRRRLLSE
- the bcsZ gene encoding cellulose synthase complex periplasmic endoglucanase BcsZ, whose protein sequence is MKSVRLCLQILCLIAGIIFPAQAMTEWTEWAQFKASYIRDSGRVVDPSTSNKITTSEGQSYALFFALVANDKETFSQLIEWTENNLAEGDLTRHLPAWLWGHREDNSWGVIDNNSASDSDTWIAYSLLEAGRLWNIREYESKGYFLLKRVAQEETADIPELGLMLLPGRVGFVHGNQWKLNPSYQPLQLMKRFAQNSSSWQEIEKNSLELLVDSSLKGFVPDWIRWQSPNGWLQIDGVAGMGGYDAIRSYLWAAMLPETDPNRKKLLAQWQPILDVVISLGYPPERININTGKTEGYGNAAIAYALLPMALDNEAARTILEKKIADSPLNDDAYYSYVLMLFSKGWVDKRFYFDSQGQLHPNWK
- a CDS encoding PilZ domain-containing protein; its protein translation is MFGIWRLAVGPADEIPTVIMSMLWVVYNMIILGGAVAVSLEAKQVRNAHRVEINIPAIIMTNSGHLYPCTLSDYSDGGMGVKLPTSNPIKVNESLHLILKRGQREFSFPITAVRLNKLYIGFQLKKMSKQQHIDFIQCTFARADTWAQWQAQFKHDRPISSMWDIFKLGFKGYQILSEKSSPIVNLPFKGFISTISWLNSFVPEFSKRKHSNN
- a CDS encoding IS1 family transposase (programmed frameshift), translated to MATISVKCRFCGLTDPVKKHGTGNGGHPRYRCQACCRTFQLDYTYNACQPGIKEQVVELAMNNAGIRDTARALHISINAVVRTFKKLSPRNVTTLPLDNLQIQLICEVDEMWSFIGNKKSQRWLWYAWEPRLKRIIAHVFGSRSKKTLGKLLKLLSGFRIAFWCTDGYRAYKETLPSEKHILGKLYTQRIERENLTLRNRLKRLNRKTLGYSKSSGMHDKIIGTFIEREYYV